Proteins encoded within one genomic window of Polaribacter sp. NJDZ03:
- a CDS encoding class I SAM-dependent methyltransferase translates to MNNRINFLKESIKNLKTLGTVTPSSRFLAERMLKGIDFSKVEVLVELGPGNGAITKLILQKLPANATLICFEINDNFYKELSQIENKQLIVIKSSAEKIEEELKKLNFNKTCHIISSLPLTIIPEEVTDEILEKSFHVLADNGTFIQFQYSLTYFKKLKNVFNQSISLGFEPLNFPPAFVYHCKKVG, encoded by the coding sequence TTGAACAACAGGATAAATTTTTTAAAAGAGTCTATAAAAAACTTAAAAACATTAGGAACCGTTACACCGAGTTCTCGGTTTTTGGCGGAAAGAATGTTAAAAGGAATCGATTTTTCTAAAGTAGAAGTTTTGGTAGAATTGGGTCCGGGAAACGGAGCAATTACCAAGCTTATATTACAAAAATTGCCAGCAAATGCTACTTTAATTTGTTTTGAGATAAATGATAATTTTTATAAAGAACTATCACAAATAGAAAACAAACAACTTATTGTTATTAAATCATCTGCAGAAAAAATTGAAGAAGAGTTAAAGAAATTAAACTTTAATAAAACCTGTCATATTATTTCTAGTTTACCGTTAACAATTATTCCAGAAGAAGTTACAGATGAAATTTTAGAGAAATCTTTTCATGTTTTAGCAGATAATGGAACCTTTATTCAGTTTCAGTATAGTTTAACGTATTTTAAAAAACTTAAAAATGTGTTTAATCAATCTATATCTTTAGGTTTTGAACCCTTAAACTTCCCTCCAGCCTTTGTTTATCATTGTAAAAAAGTAGGTTAG
- a CDS encoding glycine--tRNA ligase — MAKQEDQFKKVLSHAKEYGYVFQSSEIYDGLSAVYDYAQNGVELKKNIRDYWWKAMVQMHENIVGIDASILMHPTTWKASGHVDAFNDPLIDNKDSKKRYRADVLIEDYCAKIEGKINKEVAKAEKRFGEAFNKEEFVATNGRVVGYQEKINTILARMGASLEKEDLADVKLLIEELEIADPLTGSRNWTDVKQFNLMFGTKLGASAETAMDLYLRPETAQGIFVNFLNVQKTGRMKIPFGIAQTGKAFRNEIVARQFIFRMREFEQMEMQFFVKPGTQKEWYDQWKETRLKWHLSLGMGAENYRFHDHDKLAHYADAAADIEFNFPFGFKELEGIHSRTDFDLKAHEKFSGKKLQYFDHEENKSYTPYVVETSIGLDRMFLAVFSNSLQEEELENGTTRTVLKLPSVLAPFKAAIFPLVKKDGLPEVAREIMDDLKWDFNVFYDEKDAVGKRYRRQDAAGTPFCITVDHETLEDKCVTIRHRDTMEQKRVAIADLKEIIKAEVAVKTWLQKM; from the coding sequence ATGGCAAAACAAGAAGATCAATTTAAAAAAGTTTTATCGCACGCTAAAGAATACGGTTATGTTTTTCAGTCTTCTGAAATATATGATGGTTTAAGTGCGGTTTACGATTATGCTCAAAACGGAGTTGAGCTAAAGAAAAATATTAGAGATTACTGGTGGAAAGCAATGGTGCAAATGCACGAAAACATTGTGGGTATAGATGCTTCTATTTTAATGCACCCAACAACTTGGAAAGCTTCTGGGCATGTAGATGCATTTAACGATCCTTTAATTGACAATAAAGATTCTAAAAAACGTTACAGAGCCGATGTTTTAATTGAAGACTATTGTGCTAAAATAGAAGGAAAAATAAATAAAGAAGTTGCTAAAGCAGAAAAACGTTTTGGTGAAGCCTTTAATAAAGAAGAATTTGTTGCAACCAACGGAAGAGTTGTTGGTTATCAAGAAAAAATAAATACCATTTTAGCAAGAATGGGTGCGTCTTTAGAAAAAGAAGACTTAGCCGATGTAAAGCTATTAATTGAAGAATTAGAAATTGCAGATCCTTTAACAGGTTCTAGAAATTGGACAGACGTTAAACAGTTCAATTTAATGTTTGGTACAAAATTAGGTGCATCTGCAGAAACTGCAATGGATTTATATTTAAGACCAGAAACGGCGCAAGGAATTTTTGTAAATTTCTTAAACGTGCAAAAAACAGGAAGAATGAAAATTCCTTTTGGTATTGCACAAACCGGTAAAGCATTTAGAAATGAAATTGTTGCAAGACAGTTTATTTTTAGAATGCGTGAGTTTGAACAAATGGAAATGCAATTTTTTGTAAAACCAGGCACTCAAAAAGAATGGTACGATCAATGGAAAGAAACGCGTTTAAAATGGCATTTATCTCTAGGGATGGGCGCAGAGAACTACCGTTTTCATGACCACGATAAATTAGCACATTACGCAGATGCAGCGGCAGATATTGAATTTAATTTCCCATTCGGATTTAAAGAATTAGAAGGTATTCACTCTCGTACAGATTTTGATTTAAAAGCACATGAAAAATTTTCTGGTAAGAAATTACAGTATTTCGATCATGAAGAAAATAAAAGTTACACACCGTATGTAGTAGAAACTTCTATTGGTTTAGATAGAATGTTCTTAGCTGTTTTTTCTAACTCTCTACAAGAGGAAGAATTAGAAAACGGAACAACAAGAACCGTTTTAAAATTGCCATCTGTTTTAGCACCTTTTAAAGCAGCTATTTTTCCTTTAGTTAAAAAGGATGGTTTGCCAGAAGTTGCCCGTGAAATTATGGATGATTTAAAATGGGATTTTAACGTTTTTTATGATGAAAAAGATGCCGTTGGTAAACGTTACAGACGTCAGGATGCAGCAGGAACACCATTTTGTATTACTGTAGATCATGAGACTTTAGAAGATAAATGTGTTACTATAAGACATAGAGATACGATGGAACAAAAAAGAGTTGCTATTGCAGATTTAAAAGAAATTATTAAAGCAGAAGTAGCTGTAAAGACTTGGTTACAGAAAATGTAA
- a CDS encoding DinB family protein translates to MNIQFDLLRTSRTLVLKELEGLTLEQLHIIPAGFKNNIAWNVAHLVVTQQVLNYKLAGLNCLCPDELIEDYKKGTVPTKTFTEEEFEEVKELLLGLPDTLQEDYEAGIFEDFAEYPTSTGFILNSIEASISFNNFHEGIHYGIIRSIKKFL, encoded by the coding sequence ATGAACATACAATTCGATCTTTTAAGAACATCTCGCACACTAGTTTTAAAGGAATTAGAAGGCTTAACTTTAGAACAGTTACACATTATACCAGCTGGTTTTAAAAACAATATTGCTTGGAATGTGGCACATTTAGTGGTTACGCAACAGGTTTTAAACTACAAATTAGCAGGTTTAAACTGTTTATGTCCAGATGAGTTAATTGAAGATTATAAAAAAGGAACAGTACCAACAAAAACCTTTACAGAAGAAGAGTTTGAAGAAGTTAAAGAGTTGCTTTTAGGCTTGCCAGATACTTTGCAAGAAGATTACGAAGCTGGTATTTTTGAGGATTTTGCAGAATACCCAACAAGTACTGGTTTTATACTTAATTCTATAGAGGCTTCTATTTCTTTTAACAATTTTCACGAAGGAATTCACTACGGAATTATAAGATCTATCAAGAAATTTTTATAG
- a CDS encoding DUF4252 domain-containing protein has translation MKHLATILFAFFITAVSAQEAKFENFYNSNNEKSTFSINLSASLAGSFLDSENDDDLMNIIRKSSDFKLMIFNNEDSNLSKDFRKFSRKNNLKTLARVKENGSKAELFFIEKGNYIREIIIRANSDSDKMVLFGLKTKITHDELAAMISSSDVKYSSN, from the coding sequence ATGAAACATTTAGCAACAATTCTATTTGCATTTTTTATTACAGCAGTTTCAGCTCAAGAAGCTAAATTCGAAAACTTTTACAATTCAAATAACGAAAAATCTACTTTTTCAATTAATTTATCCGCTTCATTGGCAGGTTCATTTTTAGATAGTGAAAACGATGACGATTTAATGAACATTATTAGAAAATCGAGCGATTTTAAATTGATGATTTTTAATAATGAAGACAGCAATCTTTCAAAAGACTTTAGAAAGTTTAGCAGAAAAAACAACCTAAAAACACTGGCAAGAGTAAAAGAAAACGGTAGTAAAGCCGAATTATTTTTTATAGAGAAAGGTAACTACATCAGAGAAATAATTATAAGAGCCAACAGCGATTCAGATAAAATGGTGCTTTTTGGCTTAAAAACTAAAATTACACACGATGAACTAGCAGCTATGATTTCTTCTTCTGATGTAAAGTATTCATCAAATTAA
- a CDS encoding glycosyltransferase family 4 protein, producing the protein MKPILIHTHFHKRRTGVTRSIENVLPFFNKEYETYIYGYNVEGEKITTSRLRKLLFSDREVVVHCHRNNEIMRMLFLRFLGAKFTLIATRHAETTPSGLTLKLLKKADKVVTLIESMSKNLGIKNTIVGHGVNVNLFSPKKNVTLKNIQQENIILCAGRVRKAKGQVVLLEAAKVLKEHKNWALVIVGKIDKPAFLEELKTISKKHHIAGQVYFVDETSEIVSYYQASKIAVVPSFSEGFSLVTAEAMSCGCSVIATKNVGVHSSLIHSNKNGYLVEAGNISELEMLLSKSLKNEIPLLGKEAREEIIKNWSAQKEAENLMAIYKKI; encoded by the coding sequence TTGAAACCAATTTTAATACATACACATTTTCATAAAAGAAGAACCGGAGTTACTAGAAGTATAGAAAATGTGCTGCCTTTTTTTAATAAAGAATATGAGACTTATATTTATGGTTATAATGTTGAAGGAGAGAAAATTACGACATCAAGATTAAGAAAACTTCTTTTTTCTGATCGAGAAGTTGTTGTGCATTGTCATAGAAATAATGAAATAATGAGAATGTTATTTCTACGTTTTTTAGGCGCAAAATTCACCTTAATAGCTACACGGCATGCAGAAACTACCCCGTCTGGTTTAACTTTAAAATTATTAAAAAAAGCAGATAAAGTGGTAACGCTCATAGAAAGTATGAGTAAAAACTTAGGTATAAAAAATACCATTGTTGGTCATGGAGTAAATGTTAATTTGTTTTCTCCTAAAAAGAATGTCACTCTAAAAAACATTCAACAAGAAAATATTATTTTATGTGCTGGGAGAGTTCGTAAAGCAAAAGGGCAAGTTGTTTTATTAGAAGCAGCAAAAGTTTTAAAAGAACATAAAAATTGGGCGTTGGTAATTGTTGGTAAAATAGATAAACCTGCTTTTTTAGAGGAGTTAAAAACAATTTCTAAAAAGCATCATATTGCAGGTCAAGTGTATTTTGTAGATGAAACATCAGAGATTGTCTCTTATTACCAAGCTTCAAAAATAGCAGTAGTTCCTAGTTTTTCAGAAGGATTTTCTTTAGTAACTGCAGAAGCAATGTCTTGTGGCTGTTCTGTAATTGCAACTAAAAATGTTGGAGTTCACTCTTCATTAATACATAGTAATAAAAACGGTTATTTGGTTGAAGCAGGTAATATTTCTGAATTAGAAATGCTTTTATCTAAATCATTAAAGAATGAAATTCCTCTTTTAGGGAAAGAAGCACGAGAAGAAATTATAAAAAATTGGAGTGCACAAAAAGAAGCAGAAAACTTAATGGCAATCTATAAAAAAATATAG
- a CDS encoding cation transporter produces the protein MKIKKILFAFLLACFVLIGCKSEAKKEILPVNKQNVSLAISGMTCQIGCARTIQSKLSKKEGVIDAKVIFTDSIANIEFDANTTSKEDLASFVSGIAGGELYKASIASKE, from the coding sequence ATGAAAATTAAAAAAATATTATTTGCTTTTCTACTTGCTTGTTTCGTTTTAATTGGCTGCAAAAGTGAAGCAAAAAAAGAAATACTGCCTGTTAACAAACAAAATGTTTCTTTAGCTATTTCTGGTATGACTTGTCAAATTGGTTGTGCAAGAACAATACAATCTAAATTATCTAAAAAAGAAGGTGTTATAGATGCCAAAGTAATTTTTACCGATAGTATTGCAAACATTGAGTTTGATGCAAATACAACATCTAAAGAAGATTTAGCTTCTTTTGTTAGCGGTATTGCTGGCGGAGAACTTTATAAAGCTTCTATTGCATCAAAAGAATAA
- a CDS encoding cystathionine gamma-synthase — protein MKFNTKTIHGGQKPEETTGAIMPPVFLTSTFAKTSPTEHKGFEYSRGGNPTRAALENSLAALENGTHGFAFASGLAAIDAVLRLLNPGDEIIAGDDLYGGSYRMFTKLFQKYGLEFSFVNMDDVKNITDAITENTKLVWIETPTNPLMKIADIKAISLAVKDIDSSILIGVDNTFATPYLQQPLNLGTDIVMHSATKYLGGHSDLIMGALIVKDKKLAEDIHFIQYAAGAISGPMDSFLALRGIKTLHIRMQRHCENGIVVAQFLEKHPKVSVVYYPGLENHPNYKLAKSQMNGFGGMVSFRLKEETQEAAYVFLENTKIFTLAESLGGVESLSNHPISMSHGSIPAPEKERMGITNSLIRLSVGIEDIEDILADLEQALKS, from the coding sequence ATGAAATTCAACACCAAAACCATTCACGGAGGTCAAAAACCAGAAGAAACTACCGGAGCCATAATGCCACCGGTTTTTTTAACCTCTACTTTTGCGAAAACTAGCCCTACAGAACACAAAGGATTCGAATATTCTAGAGGAGGAAACCCTACAAGAGCTGCTTTAGAAAATAGTTTAGCAGCATTAGAAAACGGAACCCACGGATTTGCATTTGCATCTGGTTTGGCAGCAATAGATGCCGTTTTACGGTTACTAAATCCGGGAGATGAAATTATTGCAGGAGACGATTTGTATGGCGGTAGTTATAGAATGTTTACCAAGTTGTTTCAAAAATACGGATTAGAGTTTTCTTTTGTAAACATGGACGATGTTAAAAATATTACAGATGCCATTACAGAAAACACAAAACTAGTTTGGATAGAAACACCAACAAATCCGTTAATGAAAATTGCCGATATAAAAGCAATTTCATTAGCCGTAAAAGATATTGATTCTAGTATTTTAATAGGAGTAGATAATACATTTGCTACGCCTTATTTACAGCAACCGTTAAATTTAGGAACCGATATTGTAATGCATTCTGCAACAAAATATCTTGGTGGTCATAGCGATTTAATTATGGGAGCTTTAATTGTAAAAGATAAAAAGCTAGCAGAAGACATTCATTTTATTCAATATGCCGCAGGCGCAATTTCAGGACCAATGGACTCTTTTTTAGCATTAAGAGGTATAAAAACGTTACATATAAGAATGCAGCGACATTGTGAAAACGGAATTGTAGTGGCTCAATTTCTAGAAAAGCATCCAAAAGTAAGTGTGGTATATTATCCAGGTTTAGAAAATCATCCAAATTACAAATTGGCAAAAAGTCAAATGAACGGTTTTGGCGGAATGGTTTCTTTTCGATTAAAAGAGGAGACTCAAGAAGCAGCATATGTATTTTTAGAAAACACTAAAATATTTACGTTAGCAGAATCTTTAGGCGGCGTAGAAAGTTTATCTAATCACCCAATAAGTATGTCTCATGGTTCTATTCCTGCTCCAGAAAAAGAACGAATGGGTATTACAAATTCTTTAATTCGTTTAAGTGTTGGTATAGAAGATATAGAAGACATACTTGCAGATTTAGAACAAGCGTTAAAGTCATAA
- a CDS encoding Ig-like domain-containing protein, whose amino-acid sequence MKHIFRFIFFSISIVILSNCAKTGNPEGGPKDEDAPLFVTSSPPYKTLNFDKKEIRLNFNEFIKLKDLNKQLIVSPPLKTPLLVTPQGTASKFLNIQIVDTLQENTTYIINFGNAIEDNNEGNKLESFKYVFSTGTYIDSLSTSGKIKDAYLDESQKNINVLLYKIDSSFTDSIVFKKKPNYVTSSLDTSLFNLSNLKEGKYLMVALKETANDYLFNPREDKIGFFTDTITLPRDSIIKKPIVLFKETQPYSFKRGKEITRGKIEFGYEGVIKDLKVQIISDTPEDFRSVSKLEIGKDTLNYWYKPFDADSLNFIVTNDKFIDTVTVNLRKKKIDSLILNSSTSGTLHLRDTFFIRGNNPLVNIDTSKITLVDKDTLSVPFVSIISNIENKVAFVFDITPKQKYALKIMPDAISDIFEQKNDTLNFKFTTKDIEDYGRITMDIVNETSNHLIIELLEGKNKDKLIERRFITDSGQIQYNLLEPKTYYIRAIIDKNKNNKWDTGNYLLKQQPENIIYYSQELKLRANYYLDGNVFTVKNPE is encoded by the coding sequence GTGAAACACATTTTTAGATTTATTTTTTTTAGCATTTCAATTGTAATTTTATCCAACTGCGCAAAAACAGGAAACCCAGAAGGTGGGCCAAAAGACGAGGACGCACCTTTGTTTGTAACCTCTTCCCCACCCTACAAAACGCTTAATTTTGATAAAAAGGAAATTAGATTAAACTTTAACGAGTTTATAAAATTAAAGGACTTAAACAAACAACTTATTGTTTCTCCTCCTTTAAAAACTCCTTTATTAGTTACCCCACAAGGTACGGCAAGTAAATTTTTAAACATCCAAATTGTTGATACTTTACAAGAAAACACCACGTATATTATAAACTTTGGTAACGCTATTGAAGACAATAATGAAGGAAATAAACTGGAAAGTTTTAAATATGTTTTCTCTACCGGAACATATATAGATTCTCTTTCTACTTCGGGTAAAATTAAAGATGCTTATTTAGATGAAAGTCAAAAAAACATTAATGTGCTATTATATAAAATAGATAGTTCTTTTACAGATTCTATCGTTTTTAAAAAGAAACCAAATTATGTAACAAGTTCTTTAGATACCTCTCTTTTTAACCTTAGTAACTTAAAAGAAGGTAAGTATTTAATGGTTGCTCTAAAAGAAACTGCCAACGATTACCTTTTTAATCCTAGGGAAGATAAAATAGGTTTTTTTACAGACACCATAACTCTACCTAGAGATAGTATTATAAAAAAACCAATAGTATTATTTAAAGAAACACAACCTTATTCATTTAAACGTGGCAAAGAAATTACAAGAGGTAAAATTGAATTTGGTTATGAAGGTGTTATAAAAGATTTAAAAGTTCAAATTATTTCTGATACTCCAGAAGACTTTAGAAGTGTTTCTAAGCTAGAAATAGGCAAAGACACATTAAATTACTGGTACAAACCTTTTGACGCTGATTCTTTAAATTTTATAGTTACAAACGACAAATTTATAGATACCGTTACTGTAAACCTTCGTAAAAAGAAAATAGACTCCTTAATTTTAAACTCTTCTACAAGCGGAACACTGCACCTTAGAGACACTTTTTTTATAAGAGGAAATAACCCACTTGTAAACATTGATACAAGCAAAATTACATTGGTAGATAAAGATACATTATCAGTTCCTTTTGTTAGTATTATTTCTAATATAGAGAACAAAGTAGCATTTGTTTTTGATATAACACCAAAACAGAAATACGCTTTAAAAATAATGCCTGACGCTATTTCTGATATCTTTGAACAAAAAAATGACACTTTAAATTTTAAATTTACTACAAAAGATATTGAAGATTACGGAAGAATTACAATGGATATTGTAAATGAAACTTCTAATCATTTAATTATTGAACTTTTAGAAGGAAAAAACAAAGATAAACTTATAGAAAGACGCTTTATTACAGATTCTGGACAAATACAATACAATCTTTTAGAACCTAAAACATATTATATAAGAGCTATTATTGATAAAAATAAAAACAATAAATGGGACACTGGTAATTACTTACTAAAACAACAACCAGAAAACATTATTTACTATTCTCAAGAATTAAAATTACGAGCTAATTACTACTTAGATGGAAATGTTTTTACTGTTAAGAATCCTGAATAA
- a CDS encoding phosphoribosyltransferase family protein gives MTNFTNYCENKITKTFYGRIIIEKANSLLFYRKTGITKKLIHELKYKGNEEVGVFFGNWLGEILIENNEFLDVDVIIPVPLHPKKRRERGYNQVSKFGETLSHHLEKPFVENILLRTSTSKTQTFKARFERFNNNDTKFQLSNLTALKNKHILLIDDVITTGATLEACAKELQKIEGVKISILTMAYTE, from the coding sequence TTGACTAATTTTACTAACTATTGTGAAAACAAAATAACGAAAACATTCTATGGAAGAATAATCATAGAAAAAGCAAATTCATTATTATTTTACAGAAAAACAGGAATTACTAAAAAATTAATTCACGAATTAAAATACAAAGGAAATGAAGAGGTAGGTGTCTTTTTTGGCAATTGGCTTGGAGAAATCTTAATAGAAAATAATGAATTTTTAGATGTTGATGTTATTATCCCCGTGCCCTTACACCCAAAAAAACGAAGAGAAAGAGGTTATAATCAAGTTTCAAAATTTGGAGAAACTTTAAGTCATCACTTAGAAAAACCATTTGTAGAAAACATTTTGCTAAGAACATCAACCTCAAAAACCCAAACTTTTAAAGCTCGTTTTGAACGTTTTAATAATAATGACACAAAATTTCAGTTATCTAACTTAACAGCCTTAAAAAACAAACATATTTTACTCATTGATGATGTGATAACAACAGGTGCAACCTTAGAAGCTTGTGCAAAAGAGCTTCAAAAAATAGAAGGTGTAAAAATTAGTATTTTAACAATGGCATACACCGAATAA
- a CDS encoding arsenate reductase family protein, which yields MKKVYFLQTCDTCRRILKEVNTDGFERQEIKANNITAAQLEEMYTLSGSYEALFNKRAKLYKSMDLKNQVLSEADYKQFLLDEYTFLKRPVFIVDNEIFIGNSKKVIETLKEKIG from the coding sequence ATGAAGAAAGTCTATTTTTTACAAACTTGTGATACTTGCCGAAGAATTTTAAAAGAGGTAAATACCGATGGTTTTGAACGACAAGAAATTAAAGCAAACAACATTACCGCAGCTCAATTAGAAGAAATGTACACACTTTCTGGTAGTTACGAAGCTCTTTTTAACAAGCGTGCAAAATTGTATAAATCTATGGATTTGAAAAACCAGGTTTTGTCTGAAGCAGATTATAAACAGTTTCTTTTAGATGAATACACGTTTTTAAAGCGTCCGGTTTTTATTGTTGATAATGAAATTTTTATTGGAAATAGTAAGAAAGTAATTGAAACTTTAAAAGAGAAGATTGGTTAA